The following proteins come from a genomic window of Doryrhamphus excisus isolate RoL2022-K1 chromosome 12, RoL_Dexc_1.0, whole genome shotgun sequence:
- the slc35c1 gene encoding GDP-fucose transporter 1 isoform X2, with the protein MAGTEIVDQDGLEETFTFRALRIAAVVALYWFVSITMVFLNNHLLDNRDLDAPLFVTFYQCVVSVGLCWIMQLLSGLCPSLIDFPSVKFDVKTSREVLPLSVVFIGMIIFNNLCLKHVGVAFYTVGRSLTTVFNVLMTYVILKQTTSFNAILCCGIILGGFWLGVDQEGIAGSLSLSGVFFGVLASACVSLNAIYTKKTMPAVDENIWKLSYYNNVNACILFLPLILLSGEMGRVASFSRLTDMGFWGMMTLGGVFGFAIGYVTGLEIKYTSPLTHNVSGTAKACAQTVIAVVYNSSSKSLLWWTSNMLVLGGSSAYTWVKSQEMKRTPKQPQDSTKEKLIGEKSNMGV; encoded by the exons ATGGCCGGCACGGAAATTGTGGACCAAGACGGACTCGAGGAGACCTTCACTTTCCGGGCTCTGAGGATAGCAGCTGTGGTAGCTTTGTATTGGTTCGTCTCCATAACAATGGTGTTCCTCAATAATCACCTTCTGGACAACCGAGACCTGGATGCACCGCTTTTTGTGACGTTCTATCAGTGTGTGGTGTCTGTGGGACTCTGCTGGATTATGCAGTTGCTGTCTGGTCTGTGCCCGTCGTTGATTGACTTCCCGTCGGTCAAATTCGACGTGAAGACTTCTCGGGAAGTTCTGCCTCTGTCGGTAGTCTTCATCGGCATGATCATCTTCAACAACCTGTGCCTGAAACATGTCGGGGTGGCCTTCTACACCGTGGGACGCTCCCTCACCACAGTCTTTAATGTATTGATGACGTACGTGATCCTGAAACAGACCACTTCCTTCAATGCCATACTGTGTTGTGGAATCATTCTTG GTGGATTCTGGCTCGGAGTGGACCAGGAGGGCATAGCAGGATCCCTGTCCTTGTCGGGTGTTTTCTTTGGAGTGCTCGCCAGTGCCTGCGTATCTCTCAATGCCATCTATACTAAAAAGACAATGCCCGCGGTGGATGAAAATATCTGGAAACTGTCCTACTACAACAATGTCAACGCTTGCATCCTCTTCCTCCCACTCATTCTTCTTTCCGGAGAGATGGGCCGTGTCGCCAGCTTTAGTCGTCTCACTGACATGGGTTTTTGGGGCATGATGACACTTGGTGGAGTGTTCGGTTTTGCCATCGGTTATGTCACAGGCCTGGAGATCAAGTATACGAGTCCACTGACACATAATGTCTCAGGCACAGCAAAGGCCTGTGCTCAGACTGTTATAGCCGTGGTGTACAACTCTTCTAGTAAAAGCCTGCTGTGGTGGACCAGTAACATGTTGGTTCTTGGCGGTTCTTCAGCCTACACATGGGTGAAAAGTCAAGAAATGAAGAGGACTCCTAAGCAACCTCAGGATTCCACCAAAGAGAAACTTATTGGGGAGAAAAGCAACATGGGCGTGTAA
- the slc35c1 gene encoding GDP-fucose transporter 1 isoform X1, with amino-acid sequence MNRTQLKRSSILRMAGTEIVDQDGLEETFTFRALRIAAVVALYWFVSITMVFLNNHLLDNRDLDAPLFVTFYQCVVSVGLCWIMQLLSGLCPSLIDFPSVKFDVKTSREVLPLSVVFIGMIIFNNLCLKHVGVAFYTVGRSLTTVFNVLMTYVILKQTTSFNAILCCGIILGGFWLGVDQEGIAGSLSLSGVFFGVLASACVSLNAIYTKKTMPAVDENIWKLSYYNNVNACILFLPLILLSGEMGRVASFSRLTDMGFWGMMTLGGVFGFAIGYVTGLEIKYTSPLTHNVSGTAKACAQTVIAVVYNSSSKSLLWWTSNMLVLGGSSAYTWVKSQEMKRTPKQPQDSTKEKLIGEKSNMGV; translated from the exons ATGAATAGAACGCAGCTGAAGCGGTCCAGCATTTTAAGGATGGCCGGCACGGAAATTGTGGACCAAGACGGACTCGAGGAGACCTTCACTTTCCGGGCTCTGAGGATAGCAGCTGTGGTAGCTTTGTATTGGTTCGTCTCCATAACAATGGTGTTCCTCAATAATCACCTTCTGGACAACCGAGACCTGGATGCACCGCTTTTTGTGACGTTCTATCAGTGTGTGGTGTCTGTGGGACTCTGCTGGATTATGCAGTTGCTGTCTGGTCTGTGCCCGTCGTTGATTGACTTCCCGTCGGTCAAATTCGACGTGAAGACTTCTCGGGAAGTTCTGCCTCTGTCGGTAGTCTTCATCGGCATGATCATCTTCAACAACCTGTGCCTGAAACATGTCGGGGTGGCCTTCTACACCGTGGGACGCTCCCTCACCACAGTCTTTAATGTATTGATGACGTACGTGATCCTGAAACAGACCACTTCCTTCAATGCCATACTGTGTTGTGGAATCATTCTTG GTGGATTCTGGCTCGGAGTGGACCAGGAGGGCATAGCAGGATCCCTGTCCTTGTCGGGTGTTTTCTTTGGAGTGCTCGCCAGTGCCTGCGTATCTCTCAATGCCATCTATACTAAAAAGACAATGCCCGCGGTGGATGAAAATATCTGGAAACTGTCCTACTACAACAATGTCAACGCTTGCATCCTCTTCCTCCCACTCATTCTTCTTTCCGGAGAGATGGGCCGTGTCGCCAGCTTTAGTCGTCTCACTGACATGGGTTTTTGGGGCATGATGACACTTGGTGGAGTGTTCGGTTTTGCCATCGGTTATGTCACAGGCCTGGAGATCAAGTATACGAGTCCACTGACACATAATGTCTCAGGCACAGCAAAGGCCTGTGCTCAGACTGTTATAGCCGTGGTGTACAACTCTTCTAGTAAAAGCCTGCTGTGGTGGACCAGTAACATGTTGGTTCTTGGCGGTTCTTCAGCCTACACATGGGTGAAAAGTCAAGAAATGAAGAGGACTCCTAAGCAACCTCAGGATTCCACCAAAGAGAAACTTATTGGGGAGAAAAGCAACATGGGCGTGTAA